CTGATCCAGTTCGTGTTCTACGCCATTTTCGTGGCCGGCTCGGCCGCGAGCCTCAGCCAGGTGTGGGGCGAAGTGCAGCGCGCCGCCGGGGCCACGGAACGCTTGCTGGAGCTGCTCGAAGCGCGCCCGGTCATCACCGCGCCGGCGGCTCCCCTGCCCATGCCCGAGCCCCCGCGAGGCAACCTCGACTTCGACGCCGTGGCGTTCCGGTACCCGTCCCGCCCCGACGAACACGCGCTGGACGGATTCTCCTTGGCCGTCGAGCCGGGGGAAACCGTCGCCTTGGTGGGACCGTCGGGCGCGGGCAAGAGCACCGTATTCAAGCTGCTGTTGCGCTTCTACGATCCGGCGCTCGGCTGCATACGGCTGGACGGCATCGACCTTCGTCAGGCAGACCTCCAGACCGCGCGCGGCCGCATCGGACTGGTGCCGCAGGAAACCGTGATCTTCTCCGCCAACGCCCGCGAGAACATCCGCTACGGCCGCCCTTCCGCCACCGACGCGGAGGTGGCGGAAGCCGCGCGCGCCGCGTTCGCGGACGAATTCATCCAAAGCCTGCCCGAACGCTACGACACCTTTCTCGGCGAAAAGGGCCTGCGCCTCTCCATCGGCCAACGCCAGCGCATCGCCATCGCCCGGGCCATCCTCAGGGACCCCGCGGTCATGCTGCTGGACGAAGCCACCAGTTCCCTGGACGCCGAGAGCGAGCATTTCGTCCACCAGGCCCTGGAACGCCTCATGGCCGACCGCACCACCCTCATCATCGCCCACCGCCTCGCCACCGTCCTCAAGGCCGACCGCATCGTGGTCATGGACCACGGCCGCATCGTCGCCACCGGCACCCACGAGGAGCTGATGAGCCGCGGCGGCCTCTACGCCCGGCTCGCATCGCTGCAGTTCGCGCCGGAAGCCTAGAGGGTTGAACAGTCGATCCTTGAATCCATACGGGGAGTCTGATAAAAGATCCCTGTATAAAGTTAGTGTGATTGATAAATTCAAGGGTTCTTTTAACACAATCCTGTGCATTCGGCACAAGTCGTACTGGAAGTCATGCTCAAACGGCGAGAGACTGCCTACCTTGAGGAATGGGCTGTGCGGAGGGACCGCAAGCCGTTGGTGATCCGCGGCGCCCGGCAAGTGGGCAAGTCAACGCTGGTGCGCGAGTTCGCCAGGACCGCGGGCAGGCCGCTGGTCACGGTCGACCTCGAGCGCAACCCGGAACTGCGCGAAGCGTTTACCGCTCGGTACCCGGCACGGATTCTCTCCACGCTCACGCTGCTTACCGGGCAAACCATCGTGCCCGGAACCCATCTGTTGTTTCTCGACGAGATTCAAGCGGCCCCGGAGGCGCTGGCGGCACTGAGATACTTCTACGAGGAAGCTCCGGAACTGCATGTCGTGGCCGCGGGCTCGCTCGTGGAGTTCGCCCTCGCCGACACCCGGTTCTCCATGCCCGTGGGACGGATCGAGTATCTGCACCTGGGGCCGCTGACCTTCGAGGACTTCCTGGACGCCATGGGGCACCCGGAACTGTCCGCCCATCTGCGCGCCGTTCCCTTGTCCGATCTCGAGGATGCCTTTCCTGACGCAGTGCATCAACGGTACGCCGGTCTGCTGCGGGAATACTGGGTGGTGGGGGGCCTTCCGGAGGCGGTCTCGGGCTATGCGCAAGGACGAGAGAACACCGATGGGGGCTTCCCCCATCTCGGCCGCATCCAGCAGAGCGTAATGGCCACCTACAGGGACGACTTCAACAAGTACAGCCATGGCAGTTCCCGTGACCGGTTGCGCATGGTGTTCGACAGCCTTCCGGGTCTTGTCGGACGCAAGTTCAAGTACGTCGGAGTCAGCCGGGACCACCGCGCCGCGGAGCTGGCGGACGCGCTGCGGCTGCTGTGCATGGCGCGAATTGCCTACAAGGTCTGCCGCACCGCGGCCAACGGCGTGCCGCTGGCCGCGGAAGCGAACGCACGCCACTTCAAGTGCCTGTTCATGGACATCGGCCTGATGTGCGCCGCGCTGCACCTGGACCTGTTCGACCTTCGCACACACGACTTGACTCTTGTGAACGCCGGCGCCCTCGCCGAGCAGTTCATCGGCCAGCACCTGCTCCACAGCGGCCCTGGCTACGAAACTCCGGCGCTATACTACTGGGCGCGGGAGACGAAGAACGCCGCTGCCGAAGTGGACTACCTGATGACATCGGGCGCCCAGGTCGTTCCCGTCGAGGTCAAGGCCGGGGCCACCGGCTCGCTGAAGTCGCTGCACCAGTTCCTGAAGGAGAAAGGCAACGCGTTCGGACTCCGTTTCAACGCCGCCACGCCGAGCCTGCTGCACGATTCGACAAGGCTGGCTAACGGCGGCACCCTCGACTACCACCTGCTTTCGCTACCCCTCTATCTGGTCGGTCAGGCTCAACGGCTGGTAAGAGAATTTCGCGGCGAGTGAGGCAAGGTCCGCCCTGCCATATACCCATTGCGACATCCAGGTACTGCAAAGACGAGCGGGATCAGGGCTGCGGGTGATCCTCGATGGCGCGGAACACCGCGTCGCGCACCCTGTCGTAGTCGGCGGGGACGTCGATGGGGGTGTTGGCGTGGCGGGTCGTCACTTCCTCGAGGCGGCTCTCGTGGTACTTGATCTTGAACTCGGGGAACTTGAGGCCGTTGGCGGTGGAGATGACCACCACGCGCTGGTGCTTGCCGATGACGCCGCGGTCCACCAGCTTGAAGAGGGCGGCCAGGGCGACGCCGGTGTGGGGGCAGTTGAACAGGCCGGTGCGGTCGGCTCGGGCGACCGCGTCGGCCAGCTCGTCCTCGGTGGCCTGCTCCACCACGCCGCCGAAGTACTGGAGGGCGCGGATGGCCTTCTGGATGCTCACCGGGTTGCCGATCTGGATGGCGCTGGCCAGGGTGGGCTGGGCCTGCACCGGCTCGAACTCGTCGAAGCCCTTGAGGTAGCTGCGGTAGAGGGGGTTGGCGCGCTCGGCTTGGGCACACGCGATGCGCGGCAGCTTGGAGATCATGCCCAGGTCGTGCATGAGCTTGAACCCCTTGCCCAGGGCGCTGACGTTGCCCAGGTTGCCGCCGGGGATGACGACCCAGTCGGGCACCTGCCAGTCGAACTGCTGCGCCAGCTCCATGCTCACGGTCTTCTGCCCCTCCACCCGGAGCGAGTTCATGGAGTTGGCTAGGTAGATGTTGTGACGGGTGCAGAACTCCCGCACCAGCTCCATGCAGCCGTCGAAGTCGGTGTCGATGGCCAGGGTGACGGCGCCGTGGGCGATGGGCTGGATGAGCTGCGCCGTGGAGACCTTGTTCCTGGGCAGGAACACGACGGCGCGGATGCCGGCCACCGCGCAGTAGGCCGCCAGGGCCGCGGAGGTGTCGCCGGTGGACGCGCACGCCACCGCGGGGATCTCCACGCCTTCCGACATCATCTGACGCACCATGGACACGAGCACGGTCATGCCCAGGTCCTTGAAGGAGCCGGTGTGGCTGTTGCCGCAGAGCTTGACCCAGAGATCGGGCAGGCCGATCTCCTTGCCCAGCCGCTCGGCCCAGAAGAGGTTGCTGCCCCCCTCCAGGGTGGACACCACGTTGGCGTCTTCCACGTCGGGGCAGACCATCTCGCGCTTGCCCCAGACCGAGCTGCCGTAGGGCCACTGGTTGCCCATCAGGCGGCGGTCGAAGAGGTCCTTCCAGTATGCGGGCGATTTCTTGCGGAGGAGCTCCAGGTCATGGCGCACCTCCAGGAGATTGCCGCATTTCGGGCATGCGTAGATGATCTCCTTAAGGCTGTAGCGCCCCGGGCAGCCGGCGATGCACTCGAACCATGCCCGGTAGGGATCGGGTGGAGCGGCCTGGATTTCTCGCGCCTGCATGGCTCGTCCTCTACTCCCAACGGAGGCCCGACACAAGCTCCTGGCGACCTGCCTATTGCCGGATGGCCGCGTTCTGTTCCGTGCTCGGGAAAACGAGCGACTTGATCACCACGGGCACCGCCCCCGAGGAGGGGATCAACGCGCCCACATCGATGTAGTCGAACTCCTGCAGCGCGATGCCGTCCACCGAGATGATGGGCTTGTCGAGCTTCATCTCCTCCTTGAAGTGCAGGCCCAGGATGCCGCCGATGTCGCCGTCGTTGACCAGGAGCAACGGGTGCCCCTTGTCGAGCACCGGCTTGAGGCCCTCCACCACCGCGCCGCAGAAACCCTGCAGGCGGGCGAAGGTGGCGGACCCTTCCCAGTGGAACGCCAACGCCACCGGCTGGCGGCCGTCTTGCAGGTCCAGGCGCCGCAGCGCGCTGTCGATGGCGCCGATGACCTTCGCGGGATCGATGTCGTCGCCCCACTCGAAGTCGATGCGCACCACGGGGACGTTGCGCACGGGCACCGCGTCCTGAGGCGAGATGAAGATGGTGCTGCCGCTCACCTGGATGGTGTACTGGGAGGCGCCGATGACGGTGGCGCGGATGCGCGCCGCGGGTTCCAGGATGGGGACGCCCAGGCCCTCCACCCGCCGGCGGATCTCCCGGCCCAGGAGCGCGCCCATGTCGCCGTAGCCGTTGCCGGCGTGGCCGTAGATGAACTCGGAGACGCCGCCCGAAAAGGTGACGGCGTCGATTTTGCCGCGGTACGACAGCGGCGGGAGCCGAAGCAGTTCCCGGGTCTCGTCGGTCAGCTCCTGCTGGTTGACCACCTCGAACAGGCGGTCCGCCATCTCGGACGCGATGGCCTCCAGGCTCTGCTCGTCCATGATCTGGCCCAACTCCAGCTCGACGCCCACCTTGCCGCCGTGGCGCCGCCCCGCCTCCTCGATGCGGACGACGGTGTTGGCGCCGTCCATGGCCAGCAGCCGGGCGCCCACGTCGATGGCCGTGACCTCGCGCACGCTGCCGCCAGCGCACACGGCGATCTTGCTGGTGCCGCCGCCCACGTCGATGTTGAGCACCACCGCGTCCTCGTTGCCGGAGCGAGCCGCCGCTCCCGAGCCGTGGGCGGCCATGGTGGTCTCGAGCCCGTCGCCGGCCGTGACCGACACGAAGCGGCCCGCCTCCTCCGCGAACAGGTCGGCGATGGCGCGGGAGTTGCGCCGGCGCACGGCCACGCCGGTGAGAATCAACGCGCCCGTATCCACGTCCTCGCGCTTGAGCTCGGCACGTTCGTACTGTTGGTTGATGAAGCGCTCCAGGCGCTCCATGTCGATGGTCAGGTCGTCGGTGTAGGGCGTGAGCAGAATCTCCGATTCGCTCAGCACGGTGCGTTTCTTGACGACGTAACGGGTTCCTTCCTGGCTCAGCTCGAGGCGCGA
The DNA window shown above is from Deltaproteobacteria bacterium and carries:
- a CDS encoding ATP-binding protein, encoding MLKRRETAYLEEWAVRRDRKPLVIRGARQVGKSTLVREFARTAGRPLVTVDLERNPELREAFTARYPARILSTLTLLTGQTIVPGTHLLFLDEIQAAPEALAALRYFYEEAPELHVVAAGSLVEFALADTRFSMPVGRIEYLHLGPLTFEDFLDAMGHPELSAHLRAVPLSDLEDAFPDAVHQRYAGLLREYWVVGGLPEAVSGYAQGRENTDGGFPHLGRIQQSVMATYRDDFNKYSHGSSRDRLRMVFDSLPGLVGRKFKYVGVSRDHRAAELADALRLLCMARIAYKVCRTAANGVPLAAEANARHFKCLFMDIGLMCAALHLDLFDLRTHDLTLVNAGALAEQFIGQHLLHSGPGYETPALYYWARETKNAAAEVDYLMTSGAQVVPVEVKAGATGSLKSLHQFLKEKGNAFGLRFNAATPSLLHDSTRLANGGTLDYHLLSLPLYLVGQAQRLVREFRGE
- a CDS encoding ethanolamine ammonia-lyase reactivating factor EutA, whose product is MADTGSLGFTGSGRHIVEEDEIKLTSVGVDIGSSTSHLVFSRLELSQEGTRYVVKKRTVLSESEILLTPYTDDLTIDMERLERFINQQYERAELKREDVDTGALILTGVAVRRRNSRAIADLFAEEAGRFVSVTAGDGLETTMAAHGSGAAARSGNEDAVVLNIDVGGGTSKIAVCAGGSVREVTAIDVGARLLAMDGANTVVRIEEAGRRHGGKVGVELELGQIMDEQSLEAIASEMADRLFEVVNQQELTDETRELLRLPPLSYRGKIDAVTFSGGVSEFIYGHAGNGYGDMGALLGREIRRRVEGLGVPILEPAARIRATVIGASQYTIQVSGSTIFISPQDAVPVRNVPVVRIDFEWGDDIDPAKVIGAIDSALRRLDLQDGRQPVALAFHWEGSATFARLQGFCGAVVEGLKPVLDKGHPLLLVNDGDIGGILGLHFKEEMKLDKPIISVDGIALQEFDYIDVGALIPSSGAVPVVIKSLVFPSTEQNAAIRQ
- a CDS encoding ABC transporter transmembrane domain-containing protein; its protein translation is MQAPSNPSGSRPSSRDLRPLRRLAAYLKPYPMLLTLAAVSLLAAAVTTLALPIAAREILETGFAEENRALISQRFQLLLAVIAVLAVASAGRFYFVARIGERVVADVRKQIHAHVLRMNPTFFEVTRTGEILSRLTTDTTLIQTVIGSGASMALRNLLIFVGGFVMLIVTSPQLMGAVLVLIPLVLLPILVLGRRVRRLSRLSQDRIADTSALAGENLDAVETVQAFTQERTEMERFGAATEAAYQAALVRVRSRALLIFLVITFMFGGVVGVLWLGAEAVLSGRMSAGVLIQFVFYAIFVAGSAASLSQVWGEVQRAAGATERLLELLEARPVITAPAAPLPMPEPPRGNLDFDAVAFRYPSRPDEHALDGFSLAVEPGETVALVGPSGAGKSTVFKLLLRFYDPALGCIRLDGIDLRQADLQTARGRIGLVPQETVIFSANARENIRYGRPSATDAEVAEAARAAFADEFIQSLPERYDTFLGEKGLRLSIGQRQRIAIARAILRDPAVMLLDEATSSLDAESEHFVHQALERLMADRTTLIIAHRLATVLKADRIVVMDHGRIVATGTHEELMSRGGLYARLASLQFAPEA
- the thrC gene encoding threonine synthase → MQAREIQAAPPDPYRAWFECIAGCPGRYSLKEIIYACPKCGNLLEVRHDLELLRKKSPAYWKDLFDRRLMGNQWPYGSSVWGKREMVCPDVEDANVVSTLEGGSNLFWAERLGKEIGLPDLWVKLCGNSHTGSFKDLGMTVLVSMVRQMMSEGVEIPAVACASTGDTSAALAAYCAVAGIRAVVFLPRNKVSTAQLIQPIAHGAVTLAIDTDFDGCMELVREFCTRHNIYLANSMNSLRVEGQKTVSMELAQQFDWQVPDWVVIPGGNLGNVSALGKGFKLMHDLGMISKLPRIACAQAERANPLYRSYLKGFDEFEPVQAQPTLASAIQIGNPVSIQKAIRALQYFGGVVEQATEDELADAVARADRTGLFNCPHTGVALAALFKLVDRGVIGKHQRVVVISTANGLKFPEFKIKYHESRLEEVTTRHANTPIDVPADYDRVRDAVFRAIEDHPQP